Below is a genomic region from Streptomyces sp. NBC_00461.
GAGCGCGGCTCCCTTCCCGCCCAGCTCCATCAACTGACGCTTCATGTCCCGCCCGCAGGCCTCGGCGATGCGCTGCCCGACCGCGGTGGAGCCGGTGAAGCTCACCATGTCGACGTCCGGTGACGCGACGGCCGCCTCGCCGACCGAGGCCGAGCGGCCGGAGACGACGTTCACCACACCCGGCGGCGCCCCCGCTGCCTCCAGCGCCTCCGCCATGCGGTAGACCGACAGGGGGTCCTGCGGGGCGGGCTTCACCACGACCGTGTTGCCCATGGCGAGGGCGGGGGCGATCTTGCCGGCCGGGTTCGCCCACGGGTTGTTGTACGACGTGACGCAGGTGACGACCCCGACCGGCTGCCGCACGGCCAGCGCCCCCATCACGCTCGCCTTCCCCGCCCCCACTGCCTTAAAGGCGTGGGAGGTGCCCCCAGCCGCCTCGTTGACCTGCGGCGGGATCGCCCACTCGGCGGGCTCCACACGTGCGTACCGCCGGAACCGGGCCACACCCACCCCGACCTGCATCGCCCGCGCCGTCCCCGTCGTGGCACCGGTCTCGGCCTGCGCGAGTTCGGCGTACGGCGCGAACCGGCTCACGATGATGTCCGCCGCCCGCCCGAGGACCGCCGACCGCTCCTCGGGCGAGGTCCTGGACCACGGCCCGAAGGCCTCGCGGGCCGCGGCACACGCCGCGTGCACCTGATCCCGCGAGGCCTCCGGAGCCCACCCGACGGTCTGTTCGGTCGCCGGGTCGACGACGGCGTAGTGCCCGTCGTCCGGCTCGACCCAGGCGCCACCGACGAACAGCGGCTGCCCGTCGGTCACTTCGCTCACCGGGTGCTCACCGTCCTGGTGTCCCGCCCGGACCTGAGCACCTTCCCGGGTACGGCGCCGCTCACCACGTCGTCCCGGATCGCCTCGACCCCGTTGACCCACACGGCCCGTATCCCGATCGCCCTGGCGTCGAGCCGCGGGCTGTCACCCGGCAGGTCGTGCACCAGGGTGGCCTGGCCCGCGTCGATCCGTTCCGGGTCGAAGAGCACCAGGTCCGCATGGAAGCCCTCCTCCACCCGTCCCCGCTCGCGCAGCCCGAACAGCCGCGCCGGATCGGCGGTCAGCATCTTCACCGCCTGCTCCAGGCCGACCAGCTTCCGCCGGCGCAGACAGTCACCGAGGAACCGGGTCGTGTACGGCGCCCCGCACATCCGGTCCAGATGCGCGCCCGCGTCGGAGCCGCCCAGCATGACGTCCTCGTGCTGCCAGGTCTCGGCCCGCAGCGCCCAGGACGCCGGGTCGTTGTCGGTGGGCATGGGCCACAGGACCGTACGCAGGTCGTCGGCGGCGCAGATCTCGACCAGGCACTGGAAGGGTTCCAGGCCCCGCTCCTCGGCGATGTCCCCGACCACCCGCCCGCTCAGCCCTCGGTTCGCCTCGCTGTAGGTGTCGCCGATGACGTACCGCCCGAAGTTCGCGAGCCGCCGGAAGACGCCCGCCTCCTTGGACCGGGCGCGGAGCAGCATCTCGGCCCGCACGTCCGCGTCCCGCAGCTTCGCGATCCGCTCCGGGACGGGCAGCCCCAGGATCGGGCCCCAACCGGGTATCAGGTTCAGCGCGCAGAACGTGCCCAGGGACATGTTCATCGGCGTGAGGATCGGCATGGTGAGCGCGACGATCCGACCGCCCGCCTTGCGCGCCTGCTCGCTCGCCAGCAGCTGCCGGGGTACGCGCTCGGGGACGGCGGCGTCGATGGTCAGGACGTTCCAGTTCAGGGGGCGTCCCGCGGCCGCGCTCATCTCCGCCAGCAGGTCGATCTCGGCGTCGCTGAACTGGTCCAGGCAGCCCGCCACGATCGCCTCGATCTGCGTGCCCTCGTGCTCGCCGACGGCACGTGACAGCGCGAGCAGTTCCGCCGGCTTCGCATGCCGGGAGGCGACCGGCTGCCCGTCGCCGTCGGAGTGGGTGGACGACTGGGTGGTGGACAAGCCCCAGGCACCGGCGTCCATCGCCTCATGGAACAGGCGGAGCATGGCGTCCAGTTGCTCGTCGGTCGGTTGCCCACCGACGGCGTCCGGCCCCATCACATACCGCCGCAGCGCACAATGCCCCACCATGAAACCCGCGTTGACGGCGATCCGCCCCTCCAGGGCGTCCAGATACTCCCCGAAGCCGTTCCAGCTCCAGGGCGCCCCCTCCTCCAGCGCGACCAGCGACATCCCCTCGACCTTGGACATCATGCGGCGCGTGTAGTCGGCGTCGTCCGGGCGGTCCGGATTCAACGGTGCCAGCGTGAACCCACAGTTCCCGGCCGCGACGGTCGTCACCCCGTGGTTCAGGGACGGCGTGGCATACGGATCCCAGAACAACTGGGCGTCGTAGTGCGTGTGAGGATCGACGAAGCCAGGGGCGAGGACGAGCCCGGCGGCATCCTCCGTCGTCCGGGCCTCCTCGGTGATGATCCCGACGGCGGCGATACGACCGTCCCGTATCCCGACATCGGCGGTGAAGCCAGGCGCGCCGGTCCCGTCGACGACGGTCGCGCCTTTGATGACGTGATCAAGCATGAGGGTGCCCTCCTCAAACCTCCGTTGCGCCGGCCTACCTGTCTTCAGGGGCGCGGGGCTGTATCGATATGCGGCTCCGCCGCGTGCGGGCGACCGGCCACAGCGCACCCGCACCCGCCGACGGCGATCAGACGGCGGCCCGGAACCGCGAAGTCCGATGAACGGGATCCGTATCGATCTTCGGAATCACGTGCTCCCCGATCAGCCGAATCGTCTGCAACGTCTCCTCCTTCGGCACCCCCACCGGCAACCCGAAGCTCAGCTGATCGGCCCCGGCCTGCTCCCACCGCTTGCACTGCGTGAACACCTCGTCGGGATCACCGCAGATCAGCAGCTCCTCCTCGATGAGCAGCTCCACGAACTCCGGCGTGTACTCCGGCAAGGTCTCCGGCCACACCGGGAACCCCTCGGGACGGGGAAACGTGTCGTGGTACCGGAACACCAGCGAGGGGAGGTAGTGCAGCCCCCCGTGCACGGCGATGTCGATCGCCTCGGCATGGGTCGGCGCGCAGATCGCCGTCGTCGTCACCATCACGTTGTCGTTGACGAACTCGCCGACCGGCTCCGCGTTCACGACCGCCGTCTTGTACTGCTCCAGCACCCACTCCATGTCGGAGACCTTCTGGATGCTGAAGCCCAGCACTCCGAGCCCCTTGCGGGCGGCCATGGCGTACGACGGGGGCGACCCGGCCGCGTACCACATCGCCGGGTGCGACTTCCCGTACGGCTTCGGCAGGATCTTCCGTGGCGGCAGCTGCCAGTGCTTGCCCTGGAAGCCGACGTACTCGTCCTGCATCCACATCTTCGGGAACTCGGCGATGGTCTCTTCCCAGATCTCCTTGGTGTAGTTCATGTCCGTCACGCCCGGAATGAACCCGAGGATCTCGTGCGAGCCGGCCCCGCGCCCGCTGCCGAACTCGAAGCGGTTGCCGGTGAGATGGTCGAGCATGGCGACCTTCTCGGCGACCTTCACCGGGTGGTTGACCTGGGCGAGGGGGTTGAAGATCCCCGAGCCGAGGTGGATGCGCTCGGTCGCGTGAGCGAGGTACCCCAAGAACACATCGTTGGCGGAGAGGTGCGAGTACTCCTCCAGGAAGTGGTGCTCGGACGCCCAGGCGTACTTGAAGCCCGACCTGTCCGCCTGGATGACGTACTCGGTCTCCTCCATCAGCGCCTTGTGCTCGGCGAGCGGGTCGGTCTCGGCGCGCTTGCCCACGTATCCCTGTACAAAGAGCCCGAATTCCAAGGCGGGTCACCATCCCTACATTCCTGACGCACCGTCAGATTCCCTGCCGCCCGACTGTTGCACCGCCCGCACGCACCGTCAATAGCTGACGGCCAGTCAGATAGTGGCGGGACGACCGGCCCTGAAGACCGACCCCGGCGACCGGTCAGAAGACCGACACGCCCGCCAGCCACCCCCCGTCGATCACGAACGGCTGCCCCGTGATGTACGAGGAGTCGTCAGCGGTCAGGAACAGCGCGAGGCGAGCGACCTCCTCCGGCCTCCCGATCCGCCCGAGCGGCACGAGCTTGCGGTACAGCTCGTCCAGGGCCCGGCCCGTCTCCGCCGCGTCCGCCGCCGGGTCCAGCCGGGCCGGGTTGGACATGGCGGTGTCGATGGCGCCGGGGCACATGGCGTTGACCCGGATGCGCCGGTCCGCGAGTTCCAGGGCGGCGACGCGGGTGAGGCCGAGGATGGCGTGCTTGGTGGCGGCGTACGTGCCGACGGCAGCCATGCCCGTCACAGCCGTGTAGGACGCGGTGTTGACGATCGTGCCGCCGTCCTCCATCACCGGCGCGACGGTCTTGATGCCGAGGAAGCAGCCGACCTGGTTGACCCGCACGACCTGCATGAACTCGTCGAGGGGTGTGTCGAGGAGGGAGTTGAAGCGCAGGATGCCGGCGTTGTTGACCAGTCCGTCGACGCGGCCGTACGCGTTCTTGACCGTGCTCACGGCGGACCGCCACTGGTCTTCCTCGCCGACGTCCAGGTGGACGTACCGGCCGCCGATGTCCCGCGCCAGGGCCTCGCCCTGTTCGTCGAGGACGTCGGCGACCACGACCTCGGCCCCCTCCGCCCTGAACAGGCGGGCCTCCTGCTCCCCCTGTCCGCGCGCCGCGCCGGTGACGATGACTACGCGTCCGTCGAGCTTGCCCATGACGGCCCCCTTCTACATGGTGGACACGGTGGACTCGGCATCGTAGCGCCATATCTGACGGAACGTCAGGTGTCAGATGCGCTGCCTGTCGTGACCGGGAACCCGAGGAGACTGACGTCATCCGCCTGCTCGAAGACCCTCAGGCCGCACGCCGACCCGGACCACCCTCGGCCGGAACCCGCCCGGCACATGGCCGAGCAGGTCACCAAGCAACTGAAACCGACCGACTCACCAGGCTTGACACGTTCCGCGTCTCGTGGTCGACGAGGACGAGGCCGCCACCATCCGAGTTCTCCGCGTGCACGGGCGGGCTCGGCCTTGCACCGAGCCCGCCGCTCCAACTCCACCCGTTCCTGATCGCTCGCTGTGACGCTCACCCGGTTCGGCGTACGTCGCTGCCCGCGAACGTCAGGAACACCAGGACCTGGGGCACGCCACCGGCTAGGGCTGCAGTGTCAGCACGCCCGGCCGGTACGGCAGGAGGCCGTAGTCCATGCCGTCGGTGCTGGGGTCGCGCCCCTGGTAGAGGAACTGGAGGTTGCAAGGGTCGATGGTCTTGGTCTGGTCGGGGTTGGTGCGAACCAGATCGCCGTGGCTGATGTCGTTGGTCCAGGCGGCGCCACTGTTGGCCTTGCCGGCGAAGGGGTTGCTCACGGTGTCGGCCTGCGGTGTCCACGGGCCGTCCAGGCTGGTGGCGGTGAACGAACGGAAGAAGCGCCCGTTGTTGCCCCCCTGCGCCTCGACGATCATGAGGTACTGGTTCTGGCCCTGGACTTTGTAGACCTCCGGCGCCTCGAACAGGTTGGCCGCCGTGTCGCTCATGATCTTCGTGAACGACGAACCGAAGCTGCCCGGGAAGTTCCCGATGGACATGTTGGACCGATAGATGTTGCCTTGGTCGTCGGCGAAGAACATGTACATGTTCGTGTCGTCGCCGATGAGGGTCACGTCGAGGGGGCCCCCAGCCGGGAGGGTGCCCGTGAACAGCGTCTGCTGCGCGGACCAGCCGTTGGGGTCGGTGGGGTCGCTCGAAGTGCGGTAGGAGAAGGCATCTGGCCAACCCCCGTTGTAGGCGAGCACCCAGATGTTCTTCGGGGCGAAGTAGAACAGCGTCGGCGCGATGCCATCGAAGGGAATCGTGTTCTGGGTGGCGGTGGCCATGTCGGACCAGTTCGTGAAGGGGCTGAAGGTCGTCAATCCCCAGCGCCCATCGTTACCGGCGAGGGTGTTGTGCGTCGTGGCATAGACGACGTGCTTGCCGTTGTAGACGACGCTGGTGAAGTCCTTGAGCGAGGCCCACCCCGACTTCGGCTGCGCCAGCGGGCCGGTCGATGTCCAGCGGTACGTCGACGGAAGAGCACACGCGTTGCTCGCCCGGGGCACGTCGGTCCCTTTCTGGTTGTCGCCGGCCGCCTGAGCCGGGCTGACGACGAGCAGCCCCGCCAACGCGGCCAGGGCCGCAACCGCGGCGGCTAGCACCACGGACGGACGTTTGAGACTGAACCTACTTCTGCGCATAAGGACCTCGTCATCCTTGGGCAAGCGACTCCGGTTTGGCCCGTCAGGGGCTGTCCGGGGGCGGTGTGGTGCGGCCCTGAGTGTTCGGCATAGCGAACATTGACCGAAGGGTCGAGCAACTGGATCATAGGGTTCCGGTGATCAGCGTCAATACCTCTCGCAAAATTCGCGGGCAGAAACGTTCGCAGGCCGAAACCAGTCGGCTTCAAGTCCCGTGGTTGTACGGGTCTTTGGCTGGGGGTCAGGTAGCGGTGCGGGCGCGGGCTTGGTGATCATTGCGGACCCCGACCAGGTCGCTCACCTGAGTCTCTGGTTCGGCTCGGTGCCCGACCCGCGCTCGCTTGCGGGGCCGGCGGCACTCACTGACGCCGGTCCGGTCGACGCGTGCCTGCGGCGGCCGTCTGCGGTGCGGGGAGCGTCGAGAACTCGCCGAGCGGGTGCGAGGGCCTCGGGTGGGCCGAGGAGGAGGGATCACGCATGCCCCCACCCCCCACCCCACTCGGATATCGGGCGCGCGACGCGTCGCCCGAGTCGCCGTGGCCGCCGGCCTCGTCTCCGCGCTCGCCGCGCTCGGCCCCCTACCCGCAGCCTTCGCCGCGGACGGCTCCACCGTCGCCACGGCCGACCCCGGCTTCAAGTCCGCGCACGCCAAGCTCGGTTCGGACGACACCCACCTCCTCGCGCAGGCCAAGGCGCACCGCGACAAGAACGTCACGATGATGATCGCCACCGCTCCCGGCGGGACCGAGCAGGTCGCCCGCGAACTGGACGCCGTCAAGGGCGGCTCCGTCGCCCGGACGTACGACAGGCTCGGATACATCCGGGCCACCGTTCCGACCGGCAGGGCGGACTCGGCCATCGCCGCCGCCGCGAAACTCACCTCCGTGCAGGCCATCGAGGCATGACAGCGAGCGGCTACCGAAGTCGCACGAGTGGCCCCATGCCGCTGCCCCCGCCGCCGGACCGGCCGGGGCCCGGCTCCCTGCAGCGGCTGAACGAGGGGCTGTCCGTCCTGTGGTCAACGGGAAGGGCAGCCTCTACAGCAGGGTCCGCACCTCCGCCCCGAAGGCCGCCATCTGGTCGGTGAGTTCGGTGCGTCCGCGGCACCGGAACCGCACCTGGATCTGGTGCACCCCCATGGCGCGGTAGGCGCGGAGGGACTCGGCGAGCGCGTCCGGGGAGCCGGTGAGGGTGCGGCGGCCGACGTCCCAGGTGGCCGTTCCGAGGTACAGGGGCTCGGTGATCGCGCCGATCACGAACGGCCCCTCGATGCACGCCTCTTCCCGCAGTCGCCGGATCCGTTCGATCTGTGCGGGCAGCCGGTCGCGCGGATCGCCCTGCGGCAGCCAGCCGTCGCCCTTGAGGGCGGCCCGGCGCACGGCGGCGGGCGAGGAGCCGCCCACCCAGAGGGGGACGTTCTGCTGGGCCGGCCTGGGGCGCTGGCCCAGGCCCGCGAAGTCGTGGAGCTTGCCGTGGTGCTCGGGGAACTCGTCCGGGCCGAGGGCGGCGCGCAGGGCGTCGATGTTCTCGTCGAGCACGGCCCCGCGCCGCTCGAAGTCGACGCCGAGCGCCTCGAACTCCTCACGCACGTGCCCGGCCCCGACACCGAGGATCAGCCGCCCGCCGCTGAGGTGATCGAGGGTGGCGTACTGCTTGGCCGTGAGCAGGGGGTGCCGTAGCCCCACGACGGCCACGTGACTGAGCAGCCGCACCCGCTCGGTCACCCCCGCGAGGAAGGCGAGGGTGGCCACGGGGTCGTACCAGACCGTGCTCATGGCGGCGGCCAGGCGCCGCGGAACGGCCACGTGGTCGCAGCTCGCGACGTAGTCGAAGCCGGCCCGGTCGGCGCCGCGGGCGATCTCCGCCAGGTCCTCGGGGCCGGCCCCGGCCTCCCACTGCTCGGCGTAGATGGTGCTCTGGGACTGGACGGGCAGCTGCATCCCGTACGAGAGGGCACTCACCGCGCCCAGAGCCCTTCGGGGGTGAGCCCCAGCAGCTCGATGGCGTTGCCCCGCACGATCCGCTCCACCACCTGAGCCTCCAGGTGCCCCATCTGCGCCTCGCCGACCTCGCGGGACTTGGGCCAGGTGGAGTCGGAGTGGGGGTAGTCGGTCTCGTACAGGACGTTGCCCGGGCCGATGGAGTCGAGGTTCCTCAGGCCGAAGGCGTCGTCGAAGAAGCAGCCGTAGACGTGCTCGGCGAACAGCTCGGACGGCGGGCGGTGGACCTTGTCGGCGACCCCGCCCCAGCCGCGGTTCTCCTCCCAGACGACGTCGGCGCGCTCCAGGATGTAGGGGATCCAGCCGATCTGCCCCTCGGCGTACATGACCTTGAGGTTCGGGAAGCGCTCGAACTTGCCGCTCATCAGCCAGTCGACCATCGAGAAGCAGCAGTTGGCGAAGGTGATCGTCGAACCCACCGCGGGCGGCGCGTCCTTGGACGTCGACGGCATCCGACTGCTGGAGCCGATGTGCATGGCGACGACCGTGCCGGTCTCGTCGCAGGCCGCGAGGAAGGGGTCCCAGTCGTCGGTGTGGACGGACGGCAGGCCGAGGTGCGGGGGTATCTCGGAGAAGGCGACGGCCCGGACACCGCGGGCGGCGTTGCGCCGCACCTCGGCGGCGGCGAGTTCCGCGTCCCACAGGGGTATGAGCGTGAGGGGTATGAGCCGCCCCTGGGCCGCCGGGCCGCACCACTCCTCCACCATCCAGTCGTTGTAGGCCTGCACGCAGAGCAGGCCCAGCTCGTGGTCCTTGGCCTCGGTGAAGGTCTGACCGCAGAAGCGGGGGAAGGTCGGGAAGCAGACGGCGGACTGGACGTGGTTGACGTCCATGTCGGCGAGGCGCTGCGGGACGTCGTACGAGCCGGGCCGCATCTGCTCGTAGGTGATCACCTCCAGCTTGATGTCGTCCCTGCTGTAGCCGACCGCCGTGTCCAGGCGGGTGAGGGGGCGGTGCAGGTCCTCGTAGACCCACCAGTCGCCCAGCGGGCCGTCGTCGCCCGGTTTGCCCATGACCGGCCGGAAGCGCCCGCCCAGGAAGGTCATTTCCTTCAGCGGTGCGCGGACTATGCGCGGGCCGACGTCCCGGTACTTCTCCGGGAGGCGGCTCTGCCAGACGTCGGCGGGCTCCACCGTGTGGTCGTCGACGGAGATGATCAGCGGAAACGTGGTCTGCGCGGTGGCTTGGGTGTCCATGGCGGCCACGGTAGCGCCGATCTGACGGGCCGTCAGCTATGTGGTTGTGGACTTCTTGGCGCTCGGGAATGGCCCGGGAATGTTCGGAAGTGTGCGAAGAGCAGGTGAGGGCCTTGTGATATCCCGCGCGTCTGTCGGTGACCGCGCGCTCCACAGCTGACGCATCCGCCGAGAACAAGGCAAACTGACGGAGTTGCTCACTGTGTCTAGGGGGACGGCGATGGACGGTGTACCGCGAGTGCCGGAGCAGAGGCGGTCCGGCTCCTGCGCGGAGCCGGTCGCGCTGAGCTTCGGCGTGCTCGGTCCGGTACGAGCCCGACGCGGCGAGGTGCAGCTCAGCACCGGCTCCCCGCAGCAACGCGCCCTGCTCGCCGCCCTGCTGCTGCGCGAGGGCCGCACGGCGACCGCGGGCGAGCTGATCGACGCCCTGTGGGGCGAGGAGCCGCCGTCGCAGGCACTGGCGGCACTGCGCACGTACGCCTCCCGGCTGCGGAAGGTGCTGGACCCCAGGGTCCTGGTGAGCGAGTCCGGCGGGTACGCGGTGCGCGGGCTCGCCGAGGGCGCGCTGGACCTGGCGGTGGCGCAGGAGCTGGCGGCCGAGGCGGAGAAGGCGCGGGGCTCCGGGGACCTGCGCCATGCACGGGAGGTGCTGGGCCGCGCGCTGGCGCTGTGGGACGGCGAGGCGCTGGCCGGCGTGCCGGGCCCGTACGCGGAGACCCAGCGGGTCCGTCTGGAGGAGTGGCGGCTGCAACTCCTCGAATCCCGGCTGGACATGGACCTGGAGCAGGGGTGCCACGCGGAGGCGGTGTCGGAGCTGACCGCCCTGACGGCCGCGCACCCCCTGCGCGAGCGGCTGCGCGAACTGCTGATGCTGGCGCTGTACCGCAGCGGCCGCCAGGCGGAGGCGCTGGCCGTGTACACGGACACCCGGCAGCTGCTGGCGGACGAACTCGGCGTGGATCCACGTCCGGGGCTGCGGGAACTGCAGCAGCGGATCCTGCGGGCCGACCCGAGTCTGGCGCAGGCCCCGTCCCCGAAGGCCGAGCCGGCCTCCACCCTCGTCCGCCCGGCCCAGCTCCCGGCCACGGTCCCGGACTTCACCGGCCGTTCGGCCTTCGTGGCCGAGCTGGGTGAGGTGCTGGCCTCGGCGGAGGGCCGGGTGATGGCGGTGTCGGCGGTGGCGGGCATCGGGGGCGTGGGCAAGACCACGCTCGCCGTGCACGTCGCCCACCAGGCGCGGGCCGCCTTCCCGGACGGGCAGCTGTACGTCGACCTCCAGGGCGCCGGCGCGAGTTCGGCGGAACCGGAGACCGTGCTCGGGTCGTTCCTGCGCGCGCTCGGCACCGTGGACTCGGCGATCCCGGACTCCCTGGAGGAACGCTCGGCGCTGTACCGCTCGGTCCTGGACGGCCGCCGGGTGCTGGTCCTGCTGGACAACGCCCGGGACGCGGCCCAGGTACGGCCCCTGCTCCCCGGCACGGAGGGCTGCGCGGCCCTGGTGACGTCACGGGTGCGGATGGTCGACCTGGCGGGCGCCCACCTCGTGGACCTGGACGTGATGTCGCCGGACGAGGCTCTGTCGCTGTTCACCAAGATCGTGGGCGCCGAGCGGGTGGCCTCGGAGCGGAAGGCCGCCCTGGACGTCGTGGCGGCGTGCGGGTTCCTCCCGCTGGCGATCCGCATCGCGGCCTCCCGCCTGGCGGCCCGCCGCACCTGGACCGTCTCCGTCCTCGCCGCCAAGCTGGCGGACGAACGCCGCCGCCTGGACGAACTGCAGGCCGGCGACCTGGCGGTCAAGGCCACCTTCGAGCTGGGCTACGGCGCGCTGGAGCCGGCCCAGGCACGCGCGTTCCGTCTCCTGGGGCTCGCGGACGGCCCGGACATCTCGGTGGCGGCGGCCGCCGCGGTGCTGGACCTTCCGGCCGACGAGACGGAGGACCTGCTGGAGTCCCTCGTCGACACCTCCCTGCTGGAGTCGGCGGCTCCCGGCCGCTACCGCTACCACGACCTGGTCCGGCTCTACGCGCGTGCGTGCGCGGAGCGGGACGAGTGGCCGCCGAGCGAGCGTGATGCGGCGATGTCGCGGTTGCTGGACTTCTACCTGGCCACCGCGGCCGGGGTGTACGCGATCGAGCGGCCGGGGGACCGGCTGGTGGACCAGCTGGCCCCGACCGCCCATCCGGGGCTGGTCTTCGCCGACCGCCACGCGGCGCAGGACTGGCTGTACGCGGAGGCGATCTGCCTCCTGGCCTGCGTCACCCGGTCCGCGGGCCGGCCGGAGACCCTCGCCCGCGCCATCGACCTGCTGTGGGCCGCGCACGACCTGTCCGAGTCGGGCGCCAACTCCAAGGGATACGAGGCGACCGCGCAGACCCTGGTGGAGGCTTCCCGGCGGCTCGGCGATCCGCGGGCCGAGGCGCGTGCCCTGATGACCCTGGTGACCGTCCATCTCGTGATCGGCCGCTTCGAGCAGGCGGACCAGGAGGCCGAGCGCGCCACCCTCCTCGCGCGACAGGCGCGGGACCTTCTCCCGGTCTGCTGGGCGAGCAACGCACGCGGGATCCTCGCGCTCTACCAGAACCGCCACGCCGACGGCGAGGAGCACCTCTCCCAGGCCATCGAGCACTTCCGCACGCTGGGCGACCGCCCCGGCGAGGCGAGCGCCCTGTGCAACCTCTCCCGCATCCACCTCGCCACCGGGCGCACGACCAGCGCGGTCGCGCTGGCCCGGGAGGGCATCGGCGTCTACGACGCGATGGGCAACACCATGCGGGGCGCGAACGCCCGGTACGCGCTCGGTCTGGCGCTCACCCAGAGCGGCGAGCTGGACTCCGCGACCGACCGGCTGCACGAGGCGCTGGAGGTGTTCCGGGACAGCCGCCAGCGCCTGTGGGAGGGCATGAGCCTGTTCCGGCTGGCCGAGGTCGATCTCGCCGCCCGGCGCCCCGCGCAGGCCGCGGCGAACGCCGAGATGGCGCTGACGGTGCTGCGCGGCATCGGCGGGGAGTGGCGGCGGGGCAACGTCCTGACCGTCCTGGGCCGTGCCCTCAGCGGCATCGGGCAGACGGGCCGGGCGCAGGTCTGCTGGCAGGAAGCCGTGGCGATCTACGAGGACCTGGGCTCCGACGAGGCCGTGGAGGTACGGGCACTGCTGACACCGTTGCGCGCGGCCTGAGGGGCCCGCGGAGGCGTTCATCATTCGTTTATCGCCTTCCGCCATGCTGAAGGCAGTCGATCCGTCGCGTCGGGGGGCAGACGGGTCACTGGCGGGCCCCATACCCACTTATCGGGGCGAGCGGCCCAGCAGGGTCCGTCCGGTCGTCCTCGGGGGAGTGACCGGGCGGGCCCTGCCGATCCATCCATGCGATCCACCAAGGGGAGTTGACGACCATGAGCGACGAGCTCAAGCCGGAGGACCTGCACGCCACGTCCACGACGGACGGCAAGGTCACGACCCAGGACCTGCACGCCACGGACAAGCCCGTGAAGCCCGACGACCTGCACGCCACGGACGAGCCCTTGGAGACCAAGGACCTGCACGCCACGTCGGAGCCCTTCAAGCCGACCAAGGCGTAAGCCTCCTCGCACGGGGACCGGCCGCGGCGGCACGGAGGGGAGCCGCCGCGGCCGAGGTGTGCCCGCGCTCAGCGCGCCCGCCCCCGCAGTTCCCCCTTGACCACCTTCCCGCTCGCGTTCCGGGGCAGTTCCGTCAGGAACTCCACCTGCCTGGGCACCTTGTAGTTCGCCATCTCCCGCCGTGCCCACGCCATCAGGTCGTCCGCCGTGAGGACCGCGCCCGCCCGCCGCACCACACAGGCCTTCCCGACCTCCCCGAGCCGCGGATCCGGTACGCCGATCACCGCGACGTCCGCCACATCCGGGTGCAGGCCCAGCAGTTGCTCTATCTCCGCCGGGTAGGCGTTGAAGCCGCCGACGATGAACATGTCCTTGATGCGGTCGGTGATCCTGAGGCAGCCCGTCTCGTCCAGCACGCCCACATCCCCGGTCCGCAGCCAGCCGTCCGCCGTCAGCACCTCGGCCGTGGCCGTCTCGTCCTCGTAGTAGCCGCGCATGACGTTGAAGCCGCGCACCAGGACCTCGCCGGGCTCGCCGGGCGGTGCCTCGACCCGCACCTCGGTGCCCGGTATCGCCCGCCCGGACGTCGAGGCGATCACCGTGGGGTCGTCGCCGCGCCGG
It encodes:
- a CDS encoding SDR family NAD(P)-dependent oxidoreductase, whose protein sequence is MGKLDGRVVIVTGAARGQGEQEARLFRAEGAEVVVADVLDEQGEALARDIGGRYVHLDVGEEDQWRSAVSTVKNAYGRVDGLVNNAGILRFNSLLDTPLDEFMQVVRVNQVGCFLGIKTVAPVMEDGGTIVNTASYTAVTGMAAVGTYAATKHAILGLTRVAALELADRRIRVNAMCPGAIDTAMSNPARLDPAADAAETGRALDELYRKLVPLGRIGRPEEVARLALFLTADDSSYITGQPFVIDGGWLAGVSVF
- a CDS encoding aldehyde dehydrogenase family protein produces the protein MTDGQPLFVGGAWVEPDDGHYAVVDPATEQTVGWAPEASRDQVHAACAAAREAFGPWSRTSPEERSAVLGRAADIIVSRFAPYAELAQAETGATTGTARAMQVGVGVARFRRYARVEPAEWAIPPQVNEAAGGTSHAFKAVGAGKASVMGALAVRQPVGVVTCVTSYNNPWANPAGKIAPALAMGNTVVVKPAPQDPLSVYRMAEALEAAGAPPGVVNVVSGRSASVGEAAVASPDVDMVSFTGSTAVGQRIAEACGRDMKRQLMELGGKGAALVFDDADVASAVAGIGTTFSFYSGQICTAPTRVLAQRGVYDRLVEQLAAYARRLKVGDPRQPDTVVGPVISAAHRERVESYVELGRKEGAVLVTGGERPPYDRGFHVAPTLLADCTNDMRVAREEIFGPVLVVIPFDEEDEGIALANDSDYGLIDYVWSGDVARAFRVARRLRAGGIGVNTVGRNMEAPFGGFKKSGVGRDVGSYALHAYSEVQAIVWPG
- a CDS encoding LLM class F420-dependent oxidoreductase; amino-acid sequence: MQLPVQSQSTIYAEQWEAGAGPEDLAEIARGADRAGFDYVASCDHVAVPRRLAAAMSTVWYDPVATLAFLAGVTERVRLLSHVAVVGLRHPLLTAKQYATLDHLSGGRLILGVGAGHVREEFEALGVDFERRGAVLDENIDALRAALGPDEFPEHHGKLHDFAGLGQRPRPAQQNVPLWVGGSSPAAVRRAALKGDGWLPQGDPRDRLPAQIERIRRLREEACIEGPFVIGAITEPLYLGTATWDVGRRTLTGSPDALAESLRAYRAMGVHQIQVRFRCRGRTELTDQMAAFGAEVRTLL
- a CDS encoding LLM class flavin-dependent oxidoreductase, giving the protein MEFGLFVQGYVGKRAETDPLAEHKALMEETEYVIQADRSGFKYAWASEHHFLEEYSHLSANDVFLGYLAHATERIHLGSGIFNPLAQVNHPVKVAEKVAMLDHLTGNRFEFGSGRGAGSHEILGFIPGVTDMNYTKEIWEETIAEFPKMWMQDEYVGFQGKHWQLPPRKILPKPYGKSHPAMWYAAGSPPSYAMAARKGLGVLGFSIQKVSDMEWVLEQYKTAVVNAEPVGEFVNDNVMVTTTAICAPTHAEAIDIAVHGGLHYLPSLVFRYHDTFPRPEGFPVWPETLPEYTPEFVELLIEEELLICGDPDEVFTQCKRWEQAGADQLSFGLPVGVPKEETLQTIRLIGEHVIPKIDTDPVHRTSRFRAAV
- a CDS encoding N-acyl-D-amino-acid deacylase family protein, encoding MLDHVIKGATVVDGTGAPGFTADVGIRDGRIAAVGIITEEARTTEDAAGLVLAPGFVDPHTHYDAQLFWDPYATPSLNHGVTTVAAGNCGFTLAPLNPDRPDDADYTRRMMSKVEGMSLVALEEGAPWSWNGFGEYLDALEGRIAVNAGFMVGHCALRRYVMGPDAVGGQPTDEQLDAMLRLFHEAMDAGAWGLSTTQSSTHSDGDGQPVASRHAKPAELLALSRAVGEHEGTQIEAIVAGCLDQFSDAEIDLLAEMSAAAGRPLNWNVLTIDAAVPERVPRQLLASEQARKAGGRIVALTMPILTPMNMSLGTFCALNLIPGWGPILGLPVPERIAKLRDADVRAEMLLRARSKEAGVFRRLANFGRYVIGDTYSEANRGLSGRVVGDIAEERGLEPFQCLVEICAADDLRTVLWPMPTDNDPASWALRAETWQHEDVMLGGSDAGAHLDRMCGAPYTTRFLGDCLRRRKLVGLEQAVKMLTADPARLFGLRERGRVEEGFHADLVLFDPERIDAGQATLVHDLPGDSPRLDARAIGIRAVWVNGVEAIRDDVVSGAVPGKVLRSGRDTRTVSTR